A DNA window from Planctomycetota bacterium contains the following coding sequences:
- the cobA gene encoding uroporphyrinogen-III C-methyltransferase codes for MPKGIVSLVGAGPGDPELLTLAGRDRLAQADVVVYDALANSALLRHALDARHVYAGKRAEHHSMTQDEINRLLVDEAKAGRRVVRLKGGDPFVFGRGGEEAEACVEAGVAFEVIPGITAAVAAAAYAGIPVTHRDLNTSITLVTGHEKDKAKQSPDAAARDEAGSEATDWAAMAKLPLLCVYMGVKKLGDLSAKLIEHGKSPDTPAASVQWGTLGRQKTVVATLGTIADAIKAQGLGSPAITYVGEVVRLRETLRWFDNRPLSGKTVVVTRSRQQASELSAKLAALGADVVEVPTIELRPPSDQAAVEQAFGVLEMGSYEWLIFTSPNGVVRTRELLEEKGFDFRSFWMTKVACVGPATARTCWDELRLRADLVPDTFDGDAVAEAVLEKVDDPAKAMVLMPRADIGRPSVAEAFRKRGVHVDDVAVYETKQITEVDADIAARVAEADVLTFTSGSTARGFFDLLPKPVNAKVVSIGPRTSEAVVAAGQTVDAEASEATIDALVDATLHVTATPSS; via the coding sequence TTGCCAAAAGGAATCGTCTCACTCGTCGGTGCCGGCCCCGGCGACCCGGAGCTGCTGACGCTCGCCGGCCGCGATCGCCTCGCTCAGGCAGACGTCGTCGTGTACGACGCGCTGGCGAATTCGGCATTGCTGCGGCATGCGCTGGACGCGCGACACGTCTATGCCGGCAAGCGGGCGGAGCACCATTCGATGACGCAGGACGAGATCAATCGCCTGCTCGTCGACGAGGCCAAGGCAGGGCGGCGCGTCGTACGGCTCAAGGGCGGCGATCCGTTCGTCTTCGGCCGGGGTGGCGAGGAGGCGGAGGCGTGCGTCGAGGCGGGCGTGGCGTTCGAGGTCATCCCCGGCATCACCGCCGCCGTCGCGGCTGCGGCCTACGCGGGCATTCCGGTCACGCACCGCGACCTCAACACGTCGATCACGCTCGTCACCGGTCACGAGAAGGACAAGGCCAAGCAGTCGCCCGATGCCGCCGCGCGCGACGAGGCCGGCAGCGAGGCGACGGACTGGGCCGCGATGGCGAAGCTGCCGCTGTTGTGCGTCTACATGGGCGTCAAGAAGCTCGGCGACCTGTCGGCCAAACTGATCGAGCACGGCAAGTCGCCCGACACGCCGGCAGCGAGTGTCCAGTGGGGCACACTCGGCCGGCAGAAGACCGTCGTTGCCACGCTCGGAACGATTGCTGACGCGATCAAGGCGCAAGGCCTCGGCAGTCCGGCGATCACGTACGTCGGCGAGGTTGTCCGCCTGCGCGAGACGCTGCGCTGGTTTGACAACAGACCCCTCTCCGGCAAGACCGTCGTCGTCACCCGCAGCCGACAGCAGGCGAGCGAGCTGTCGGCCAAGCTGGCGGCGCTCGGCGCGGACGTGGTCGAGGTGCCGACGATTGAGCTTCGGCCGCCGTCGGATCAAGCCGCGGTCGAGCAGGCCTTCGGCGTACTCGAAATGGGTTCGTACGAATGGCTTATCTTCACAAGTCCAAATGGAGTCGTGCGAACGCGGGAGCTGCTTGAAGAGAAGGGCTTCGACTTCAGGTCGTTCTGGATGACGAAAGTCGCGTGCGTCGGCCCGGCAACGGCTCGGACCTGCTGGGACGAACTTCGTCTTCGCGCCGATCTGGTTCCCGACACGTTCGATGGCGATGCCGTGGCTGAAGCGGTGCTTGAGAAGGTCGATGATCCAGCCAAGGCGATGGTGCTGATGCCGCGTGCCGACATCGGCCGCCCGTCCGTCGCCGAGGCGTTCCGGAAGCGTGGCGTTCACGTCGACGACGTCGCGGTGTACGAGACAAAGCAGATCACCGAAGTCGATGCCGACATCGCGGCCCGTGTTGCTGAGGCCGACGTGCTGACCTTCACCAGCGGCAGCACCGCCCGTGGATTCTTTGATCTGCTGCCGAAGCCGGTGAACGCGAAGGTCGTCAGCATCGGCCCGCGGACGTCGGAGGCCGTCGTCGCGGCAGGGCAAACCGTCGACGCCGAAGCGTCTGAGGCGACGATCGATGCCTTGGTTGATGCGACGCTTCACGTGACCGCCACTCCGTCATCCTGA
- a CDS encoding PilZ domain-containing protein: MVAHSQQPALRLVGTDADLDLPTPDDDRPDIVGRIGIASQPQRTAHFASHDDRRIHPRQQISLRVRGRRIDNDIQALREPHLNLNVADVSVGGMRAVSQSRLQVGERVAVYFPPTGGPSGRGWDACGRVIRVEQQAHQPGCTIAVSFDRAMAA; encoded by the coding sequence ATGGTCGCCCACTCGCAACAGCCCGCACTTCGCCTCGTCGGCACCGATGCTGACCTCGACCTGCCCACGCCCGACGACGATCGACCCGACATCGTCGGCCGCATCGGCATCGCGTCGCAGCCGCAGCGAACCGCGCACTTCGCCAGCCACGACGATCGCCGCATCCACCCGCGACAGCAGATCAGCCTTCGCGTTCGCGGCCGACGCATCGACAACGACATTCAGGCGCTGCGTGAGCCGCACCTGAACCTCAACGTCGCCGACGTCAGCGTTGGTGGCATGCGGGCGGTCAGCCAGTCGCGTCTCCAGGTCGGCGAACGCGTCGCCGTCTATTTCCCGCCCACCGGCGGCCCGTCGGGTCGCGGCTGGGACGCCTGCGGCCGCGTCATCCGCGTCGAGCAACAGGCCCACCAGCCTGGCTGCACCATCGCCGTCAGCTTCGACCGCGCGATGGCGGCGTGA